Genomic window (Parcubacteria group bacterium CG10_big_fil_rev_8_21_14_0_10_36_14):
TTAGAGAGGCTTGCAATATTTCTGTTCGTTTTTTTGATAGATTATCTTTCCTTGTTTTTTCGTCTTCAATATCTTCGGAACCTATTATCATATCATCGGTTACTTCAAGCTTTTCTTCCGGTTCGCTTAAGGCTTCTCGCAAGATATCTATTCTTTTTTTAGCGAGAGATTCTTTTTTGCTTTCTTTTAGGACTTCTTCCAAAAGTCTATCTTTTATTTCTTCAATCCGATTTTTTTTGGGTCTTTTGCTTTCGGCTTCTTTGGTTAATTCTCGAGCAAGTTCGAGAAGAGGACTACCTTCTAATTTTTTTCTAAATTCTCCTTGTATTGGGCTGAAATTTTTAGACATAGTATAAGAGTTAATATTATTAATTATATTATACCTTATTCTTGATATTTCGCATAATTTGTTATAATATAAGCGAATATGCCGAAGGATACAAAATATTATATTGCTACTTATGGATGCCAGATGAATAAATCAGACAGCGAGAGAATTGAGGCACTATTGGAATCGAGTGGTTTTAAACGCGCTTCTAAAGCAGAAGATGCTGATTTAATTTTGCTCAATACTTGTTCTGTTCGGCAAACGGCAGAAGACCGGATATACGGAGCTCTTTATAACTTTTCTAAATTAAAGAGGAAGAAACCCCATTTATTACTTGGTGTGACGGGCTGTATGGCAGGAAGAGATAAGAATGGCATAATTCGTAAAAAATTATTTTCCGCTCTTCAGAATGGAGGAATAAAAGGAGGTCCAATAGATTTATTTTTTGAAATTAATGATTTAGCTAAGTTGCCGGAAATGATAAGTAAAAAATGGAAAAATAAAGTTAAAAATACCCAAAAGCCTTATAGTTCAAATTATTTGAGTATTGCGCCTAAGCCGGCTGAGTGGTGGAGAGGAAGTGTTGTGATTCAGACGGGATGCTCTAAATATTGTACATATTGTGTTGTTCCGTATGCGCGTGGAACAGAGAAGAACAGGTCGGTTAACGCGATTTTGAAAGAAGCTCGCGCATTGGTTAAAAAAGGAGCAAAAGAGATAATTTTGCTTGGGCAAGCGGTAAACAGTCATCCAAAATTTGCAGAAATATTAAAAGAAATAAATCAGCTGGAAGGTGTAAACCGCATTAGTTTTGCATCTGCTCACCCGATGCATATGACGCCGGAAATTATAAAGGCATTGGCATTGCCAAAAATGGTAAATTATTTACATTTGCCTCTTCAGTCGGGGAATAATGATATCTTGCGTCGGATGAATCGTAATTATACTTGCGAGAAATATATAAAAATTATTGAGCGCGTTCGCAAGGCGCGTCCGAATATTGCTCTTGCGACAGATATTATTGTTGGTTTTTCAGGGGAAACGCGCAAGCAGTTTCAAGATACGGTTAGTTTATATAAAAAGTGTGACTTTGATTTGAGTTATAATGCGATGTATTCTCCACGTACAGGCACATCTGCATATCGTGCGCTTCGTGATGATGTTTCTCGGGAAGAAAAACGTCGGAGGTGGCGGATTTTGCAGGAATTGATGGAAAAAAATATATTACGGAAAAATAAAAAATACTTTGGGAAAATTGTTGAAGTATTAGTTGATGGGTGTAGAGCAGGGAAGTGTTACGGTCTATCGCGAGAATATAAACGAGTAGTTTTTAAGGGCGACAAATTTTTAATCGGTAAGATTTTGAACGTAAAAATAAATAAAACAAAAGAATGGGAGCTGGAAGGGGAATTATAGAAAGTAAAGATTACAAAGCAAAAATCCGCAAAGAGCGGATTTTTTGGTAGCTTAATGTTTGCGAGCTTTATTTAATAGTTCCGCCAAGCTCAATGAGTAAATCCGAGAGGCCTGTTAATTTTTTAAGTTTAGTGGGAGGAAATACTTCCTCAGAAAATAATTCTGCCTTTTCAAGCGTTTCAGCCAAATTACGCCCGCCACTTGCCGTTATTGCAACGTAGCTTACTCGCGCATCGCGTGGAGCAACTTCTCTTTTTATTAGGCCAATTTTTTCCATTGGAGCTAATATTCTCGTTACTCCCGAAGCGGTAAGACCCATTTTTTCAGCTAAATCAGTTCTGCGTATTTTTTTATCGTGAGATAGATTGGTGTGGAATAAAATCACGAATTCGTTAAATCCAAGTCCATCTAAACCGCCATTAAAGCGACGGCTATTTTCTGTAAGGATTTTTGAGAGATTAATGAATATTTTTAGTGAGGGGTTTATTGATTCCATAATGTTGAAATATAGTTAATAATTACTTTATATATCAAGTATATATCAACTAGATAAATATGTCAAATAGGAGTATCTTTTAGTAGGTCTTGAATATCTTTATTGTTTTTTATGATTATATAGTTTTTTGCGTATTTTTTTAAGTATTCCTGATATTTTTTTAAAGATAAAAAGTTATTTGGTTTGTGAAAATAGTTATAAATCCGTTTCAAAAGTATAAAATCGCTTCCTACGGTTTTTTCTTTTGTAGAAAGTAATTTTTTTAAATATCTGAATATAATTCTTTTATAAGGCGTAAATTCTGAGATTTGTAGAAATATTACTAAGTCAGCATTCTTCCAAAAAGGCAAGGCCGGTTCGCGCAATGCGCCTTCAACTATCCAGGAATCTTTACCTAATATTTCTTTAATTATTTCTACTTGTTTATTCTCGGTGCGTTCTATATCAAATTTTTTTTCAAATTTGATATCGTCAAAATCGTATTTTTCTATATTTAAAATATCTGACAATTTTTTTGCCAGAGTTGATTTTCCTGATGCCGGCATGCCGACTATAAATATTTTGTTCCCTTTTAACGACATGTTATTTTTTATTCATATCAACGGTATAATCAGAGTTGTTTATTATTTCTATTTTATTATCAGTAACCAATACTGTATTATTCTTGTCTATTATTTTTTGTAAAACAGTAACCAAAACGGGTAAATCAGAGAGATGAAGTCCTTTTGTCGGCGTATCTAAAATATAAACGCATCTGTCGCCTAATTTTTTGGAAAGAACTTTTGCCAACCGGACTCTTTGCGCTTCGCCTCCGCTTAAAGAATCTGATTTTTGCCGTAATGTTAGATACCCCAGCCCCACTTCTTGTAAAAACCTTAGCTTTCTTTTTATTAATTTTGAATCTGAAAATATTTTGATTGCTTCATCAATCGTCATATTTAAGATGTCATCAATATTTGCCCCTTTATATTTTACCGAAAGTATTTTTGGTGAAAAATTTTCTTCATCCTCAATTATTTTTTTGTTTACTATAAAATCCGATGATTTTAGTTTTGCTTTTTTTGAGGCAGGGAGGTCAGCATAAATATTTCTGATACTATTCCAAATATTGAGATATGTAACCGGCCGGCTCGTAGGATGGTCGGCGATAGAAGTTTGCTCTACTGAATACGTTCTTCTGACGTATTGTTTCCCGATGATATTACTGACTCCGTTTTGTTCTCTAATTTTCCAAGCGTTTCGGCCTTTAAACAGTGCAGAATAGACGACATTTAGGGTTGTTGATTTACCTGATCCGGTATTACCGTAAATACACGTCAGAGAAGAAAGAGGGAAGCTGAAAGTATAGTTTTTTAAATTATTTTTATTAATATTTTGCAAAATAACGTTTTTTTTCTGCATTGTTTTTGCTTTTTTACTCAGATTTCTTTTATAATGGACAATCTCTGCTTTATTAGAAAACACATAATCGGCAGTAATGCTTTTGGATTTTTTAAATTGATTCAAATCTCCTTGAAAGATTATTTTTCCTCCGTATTTTCCGGATTTTGGACCAAACTCAATTATATAATCTGCGCCTGCGATTATTTCTTTTGAATGTTCTATGGTGATAACCGATTTACCTTCTTTTATCAATTTTTTGAGCTTGTTTAACACGTTAGTGCTTTCTTCTATCGTTAGTCCTGCGCAAGGCTCATCAACAATTAATAATTCATTTTTTTTCAGGTTGGATATGGCTTTATCCAATCTTTGAAGGTTGTATTCCCCGAGGCTTAATTTTATATTTTTGGGAATGATTACTTTTTGTCCTACTGCGTATGTTTTTGGAGTTGTTGAAATGCTACACCCAACTTTTTCACCTTGAGAAAATTTATATAAAATATCATAGATAAGAGAAGTTTTTCCGCTTCCACTGGGACCTGTCACCACCACCAATTTATGCAGTGGAATTGCTATAGAAATATTTTTTAGATTATGGATGTTGGCTTTTTTTATTATTATTGAGTTCATTTTAGATAAATAAATTGTTAGTGTAGTCTTTTGCTTTACACACCTTTAATTATAGTTTATTCTAAAAATATACTATTTTCAAGTTTATTATGAAAAATAAATTACAAAAATTAATTGTTGTGCTTGGGCCAACTGCGAGCGGTAAGACAGAACTCGCTATAAAACTAGCAAAGAAATTTAATGGCGAGATTGTTAATGCTGATTCGCGGGCGATTTATCGCGATATGAAAGTGGGTACCGATAGACCAGAAAAAAATGAAGGTGGCGTGCGTCATCATCTTGTTGGTTTTCTCCTGCCGGACAAGGATTTTAATTTAGCAGAATATAAACAACTAGCCGTGGGTAAGATAAATGATATTTTGCGTCGGGGAAAACAGCCTTTTTTGGTAGGCGGAACATGGCTTTATATTTCTGCAATTACGGATAATTTAGAAATCCCAAATGTAAAACCAAATAAATCCTGGCGCAAGGCACAGGAGAAATTTCAATCGGAAACGCTTTACAAAAAATTGCAAAGATTGGATTTATCGGCAGCAGAACGAATTCATCAAAATGATAAGCGCAGAATTATTCGCGCTCTTGAAGTAATTCATTTCAGTGGACAGCCAATATCAAAACAACAGAAAAAGGGCAAACCGATTTTTAATGTTTTGAAAATTGGAATAAAAAGAGATTTGGACGAGGTGGAGAAGAGAGTAAAGAAAAGAATAAAGATAAAAATGGGGGATGCATTAATTCGTGAGATCCGCCGTCTTTTAAAAAAATATAGCTCAAACTTGCCGGCGATGTCCAGCTTGGGTTATCCGGAAATGATAAAATATATAAAAGGCGAGCTTTCCAAAGAAGATGCGTTTTTTCTTCTGGCAAAGAACACGCGAAGGTTTGCAAGGTATCAGATAAATACTTTTCGTCAGGATAAAAATATTAAATGGGTGAAGAACTTGCAAGATGCAAGCAATAAAATAAAGGGTTTTCTAAAAAAATAAAAAATCACGCCAAAAGGCGCAATAATTAAATGCTAATTGCTAAATGCTATTTTTCAAGTTTTTCAATAAGCATTTCTTTTGCTGTTTCAGGGTTTGCTTTTCCTTTTGATTCCTTCATTACCTGACCGATTAAAAACATAATTGCCGTTTGCTTTCCGGCTTTATAGTCGCTTACTGCTACCTGATGTTCATTGATTACCTTTTCTATTATTTTATCCATTTCATCTTTATCTTCTTTCATTGCGCCCAAGTCATGCTCATCTAAAAGCTGGGACGGATCTCCTCCGGCTCCTATCATTAATTCTAAAAGTTTTAAGGCATTGGGACCGGAAATTTTATTTTCGTAAACCAAAGTTATAAACTCGGCAAAATTTTCCGGAGTTATTTTTAAAATTCGTATATCTATTGCATTTTGTGCCATAATTCCGCCAAGCTTGTTGATAAACCATCCGGAATAAAGTTTTGCCATCTTTTCTCCATAGTTATCCCAAATTTCGGTTTCTGTTCCTTCTATTTCAGGTAAAGACAAAAGCCACGAAACGAGTTCTGATAAAGCGCGCTCGGTATATTCCGCTTTATATGGGTCATCAGTCAAAATTTCTGCATCAGCCATAGAAAAACCATATTGATCCATAAATCGATATTTGCGCGCGCGAGGAAGCTCGGGAAGCATTTCTTTTTGTTTGTCGCGTATTTCTACAAGTTCCATCGGTGGAAGGTCTGGTTCTGGAAAATATCTATAGTCGCTGGAACCTTCTTTTGTTCTTTGTTCTGTTGTAACACCTTTTGTATCATCCCATCCGCGAGTTGCCTGCACGGTGTTTGGTGAGCCGGTTTCTTCCCAATGTTTTGTCTGTCGCGCAATTTCATATTCTAAGGCGCGTTCAACCGCGCGAAAAGAGTTTATATTTTTTATTTCTGTTTTTGGATTTAATTGTATGGCCCAGTTTTCATCCGGCGCAGCTCCTTCCACATATTCGCGCATAGAAATATTTGCATCACAGCGGAGCTGTCCTTTTTCCATATCAGCGTCAGATACACCGAGATAACGCATAATTTTTCGCAGTTCTTGTAAGAATATTTTTGCTTCTTGTGGTGATTTTATATCAGGTTCGCTAAC
Coding sequences:
- a CDS encoding MarR family transcriptional regulator; its protein translation is MESINPSLKIFINLSKILTENSRRFNGGLDGLGFNEFVILFHTNLSHDKKIRRTDLAEKMGLTASGVTRILAPMEKIGLIKREVAPRDARVSYVAITASGGRNLAETLEKAELFSEEVFPPTKLKKLTGLSDLLIELGGTIK
- a CDS encoding DNA topology modulation protein FlaR; this encodes MSLKGNKIFIVGMPASGKSTLAKKLSDILNIEKYDFDDIKFEKKFDIERTENKQVEIIKEILGKDSWIVEGALREPALPFWKNADLVIFLQISEFTPYKRIIFRYLKKLLSTKEKTVGSDFILLKRIYNYFHKPNNFLSLKKYQEYLKKYAKNYIIIKNNKDIQDLLKDTPI
- a CDS encoding tRNA (adenosine(37)-N6)-dimethylallyltransferase MiaA, which codes for MKNKLQKLIVVLGPTASGKTELAIKLAKKFNGEIVNADSRAIYRDMKVGTDRPEKNEGGVRHHLVGFLLPDKDFNLAEYKQLAVGKINDILRRGKQPFLVGGTWLYISAITDNLEIPNVKPNKSWRKAQEKFQSETLYKKLQRLDLSAAERIHQNDKRRIIRALEVIHFSGQPISKQQKKGKPIFNVLKIGIKRDLDEVEKRVKKRIKIKMGDALIREIRRLLKKYSSNLPAMSSLGYPEMIKYIKGELSKEDAFFLLAKNTRRFARYQINTFRQDKNIKWVKNLQDASNKIKGFLKK
- a CDS encoding Asp-tRNA(Asn)/Glu-tRNA(Gln) amidotransferase subunit GatB, giving the protein MKLEPVIGLEIHVQLKTKSKMFCGCSNRGEFEAPNATICPVCTGQPGVLPVINKEAIKMGVLASLALNCKINEHSKFDRKHYFYPDLPKGYQISQFDLPVGEKGFLEIDVPTKEGIRTARVGITRLHMEEDAAKNTHSDDKTATLVDYNRGGTPLAEIVSEPDIKSPQEAKIFLQELRKIMRYLGVSDADMEKGQLRCDANISMREYVEGAAPDENWAIQLNPKTEIKNINSFRAVERALEYEIARQTKHWEETGSPNTVQATRGWDDTKGVTTEQRTKEGSSDYRYFPEPDLPPMELVEIRDKQKEMLPELPRARKYRFMDQYGFSMADAEILTDDPYKAEYTERALSELVSWLLSLPEIEGTETEIWDNYGEKMAKLYSGWFINKLGGIMAQNAIDIRILKITPENFAEFITLVYENKISGPNALKLLELMIGAGGDPSQLLDEHDLGAMKEDKDEMDKIIEKVINEHQVAVSDYKAGKQTAIMFLIGQVMKESKGKANPETAKEMLIEKLEK
- the miaB gene encoding tRNA (N6-isopentenyl adenosine(37)-C2)-methylthiotransferase MiaB, with translation MPKDTKYYIATYGCQMNKSDSERIEALLESSGFKRASKAEDADLILLNTCSVRQTAEDRIYGALYNFSKLKRKKPHLLLGVTGCMAGRDKNGIIRKKLFSALQNGGIKGGPIDLFFEINDLAKLPEMISKKWKNKVKNTQKPYSSNYLSIAPKPAEWWRGSVVIQTGCSKYCTYCVVPYARGTEKNRSVNAILKEARALVKKGAKEIILLGQAVNSHPKFAEILKEINQLEGVNRISFASAHPMHMTPEIIKALALPKMVNYLHLPLQSGNNDILRRMNRNYTCEKYIKIIERVRKARPNIALATDIIVGFSGETRKQFQDTVSLYKKCDFDLSYNAMYSPRTGTSAYRALRDDVSREEKRRRWRILQELMEKNILRKNKKYFGKIVEVLVDGCRAGKCYGLSREYKRVVFKGDKFLIGKILNVKINKTKEWELEGEL